Part of the Xylanibacillus composti genome is shown below.
TACTACAATTTCGAGGCGCTGAATTTGCCGAAGAATCACCCGGCCCGGGATATGCAGGATTCCTTCTACGTGACGGAGGATATTTTGATGCGGACCCACACATCGCCCGTTCAGGTAAGGACGATGGAGGCAATGAAGGGTCAGCTGCCCGTCAAGATCATTTGTCCGGGCCGCGTCTATCGTCGCGACAACGATGACGCCACGCACTCCCATGTATTTACGCAAATAGAAGGTTTGGTGATCGACCGCCATATCCGATTCAGCGATTTGAAGGGGACCCTGCTGCAGTTCGCCCGGGAAATGTTCGGCCCTTCTACCAAAATTCGCACGCGGCCGAGCTTCTTCCCCTTTACGGAGCCGAGTGCGGAGGTTGATGTGTCCTGCGCCAATTGCGGCGGGGAAGGCTGCCGGGTCTGCAAGCATACAGGCTGGCTTGAAATCCTGGGCAGCGGCATGGTGCATCCGCGGGTGCTGCAAATGTCCGGGTACGATCCGAACGAAGTTTCCGGCTTTGCCTTCGGCATGGGGGTAGAACGGATCGCGATGCTGAAGTACGGAATAGACGATATCCGACATTTTTATGTCAATGATCTGCGCTTCTTGCGGCAGTTTGCAAAACACTAACACGCTGCGCGGCAGGAGAGGTCATATTGGCTCGGTCATGTATGATCGAAATAATCCGGGCTTGGACGCAAATAAAGAAAGGAGCGTATGACAAGTGAAGGTATCTTATCAATGGTTGTCCGAATATGTGGATATAACCGGTTATTCCGCGCAGGATTTGGCTGAATTGCTGACCCGTGGAGGCATTGAGGTAGATGTCGTGGAATCCCGAAACAAAGGCATCGAGCAAGTGGTAGTGGGCTACGTGACGGAGCGGGAGAAGCATCCGGATGCGGACAAGCTGAATGTGTGCAAGGTGGATATAGGCAGCGGGGAGCAGCTGCAAATCGTATGCGGCGCGCCGAACGTCGATGCCGGCCAGAAGGTGCCGGTTGCCGTTGTCGGCGCCCGCCTGCCGGAAGGTCTGAAGATCAAGCGCGCGAAGCTGCGCGGGGTAGAATCGCAAGGCATGATCTGTTCGGCGAAGGAGCTTGGCATGAACGACCGGCTGCTGCCGAAGGAAATTCAGGAGGGCATTCTCGTTCTGCCGGACACGGCGGTAGTCGGCAGCGATATTCTGGATGTGCTCAGCCTGAACGATGAGGTGCTCGAGCTTGATTTGACGCCGAACCGCTCGGATTGCTTGAGCATGCTTGGCGTAGCCTATGAAATCGCGACCTTGCTGGGACGCGAGGTCAGGCTGCCGAATGTGCAGCAGGGGCTGCGCGAATCGGAGACAGACGCAAGCGGCATGGTGCAGATCGAGATCAGTGCGCAGGAGCAATGCTCCCATTATGCGGCAAGGATAATCGAAGGCGTTACGATTGCGCCGTCTCCGCTGTGGATGCAAAATCGCCTGATGGCAGCAGGCATCCGGCCGATCAATAACGTGGTCGACATTACGAACTATGTCATGCTTGAATACGGGCAGCCGCTGCACGCCTTTGATGCGGATCGCCTGGCAGGCGGGCGGATTGATGTGCGGCTCGCCGGGAATGGGGAGCGGTTCGTGACGCTGGACGATGTCGAACGCGAGCTGAAGCCGCATATGCTGGTCATCGCCGACGGGGAAAAAGGAGTGGCGCTTGCCGGAGTAATGGGCGGCGCGAATTCGGAAGTAACCGGCGCGACAACGCGCATCATGCTGGAAGCCGCCAAGTTCGACGGCGGTGCCGTACGCAAGACTTCGCGCGAGCTTGGCTTGCGCTCGGAATCCAGCCTCCGCTTTGAGAAGGAAGTGGATCCTGCCCGTGTCCTGGAAGCATTGGACCGCGCCGCTTCCTTGATGTGCCAACATGCGGGAGGTACCGCTGCAAAAGGGATCTCGGAGAAGCGCATCAAGGAAGTCGAGCCGCTTCACGTAGTCGTGTCCCGCGACAAGATCAACCGCTATCTGGGCACTTCCTTGTCCGCGGAGCAAATTGGAGAAATTTTGGCTAAGCTGCGTTTTCCTTATCAGGAAGCAGACGGCAGCTTCATGATTGAAGTGCCGACACGCCGCGGCGATATCGCCCTGGACGTTGATATTATCGAGGAGATTGCCCGCCTGTACGGGTACGACCAGATCCCGACCACCTGGATTGAGGGAGCAACAACGCCGGGCGCACTGACTGCCAGCCAGCGCATCCGCCGTTCTCTCAGGGAATTGCTGTCGAGCTCCGGTTTGCTGGAGGCAACGAATTATTCGTTCGTTCAGCCGGATCAAATTCGCGAGCTGCCCGGGTTGTATCCGCAGATCAAGCCGATTGCGCTGGCGATGCCGATGAGCGAGGAACGGTCGGTCATGCGTACGAGTCTGCTTCCGCAGCTGGTGGAGATGGCGGTCTACAACCGCAACCGCAACGTGGAAGACCTGGCCGTCTTTGAGTTTGGACGCATTTTCCTGACGGAGCAGGAGCAGCTCACCGAACTGCCGCGCGAGCGGGAGATGCTGGGCGTTCTGCTGACCGGTCATCGCGAGCCGCTGCATTGGAGGGGCAAGCCGGCAAAAGCGGATTTCTATGATATCAAGGGCGTTGCAGACCAGCTAATGCGCTATCTCGGCTTGGAGACGCGCATCCGCTACGAAGCGCTGCAGGCGGATGGCTTCCATCCGGGACGGACCGCCGGGATTTACTTGTCAGACAGCGCATCCCGCACCCTGGTAGGGATCGTCGGCCAGCTTCATCCGGAGCTGCAAAAGGCGAAGGATCTGGCTGAAACCTATGTGCTTGAACTGGAGCTTGATGCGCTGTACGAGCATGTGTCGGAGGAGATTGCCTATCAAGCGCTTCCCCGCTTTCCTGCTGTGAGCCGGGACATCGCAGTGGTCGTGAACGAATCCGTCGCTGTCGGCGATTTGCTGGAGACTGTGCGCGCTTCGTCTGGCGAGCTGCTAGAGTCCTTAAGCGTGTTCGATATTTACCAGGGGGAGCATCTTGGCGCCGGGAAGAAAAGTGTGGCGCTGTCGCTTGTATTCCGCCATGCGGAACGCACACTGCAAGACGAGGAAATTACAGAGCAGTATGAGCGCATCGTCCATGCGTTAGCCTCCGGACACGGGGCTGAACTGCGAAAATAGTTTCCTGCCGTCAGGCAGGAAATGCGCTGGAGGCCAGCGAATTGGGTAAGAGAAAGAATCGACTGGCTTCCGGCCGGTGTATGGAGTAGGGAGTGTGAACGGCTGTGACGGAAGAGAAGAAGAGCGTGACGGTAGATATCTACGGCACTCAATATAAATTAAAGGGCGGCGCGGAGGCCTCAACCGCCTACATCCAGCGCGTTGCCGCTGAAGTCGATGGCCGCATGCGCCAGTTGTCCGACAATTTCCCGCGGCTTGACATGCCGAGGCTGGCTGTTCTGACTGCTGTGAATGTGATGGACGATTGCTTCAAGCTGATGCAGGAGCTGGAAAAGGCGCAGCTGAAGCAGGATATGAGCGAGCGGCAGCGGCAGGAAGAACGGGCACAGCAGCAGCGCAACTATGAGGATGAGCAGGCAGCATGGAAAAAAGAATTGGAAGGTCTCAAAGCCCAGGTTCAGCAGCTGCAGGAGGAAAAAGAGCAAGGGGAGCAGCGCATCGCGTTGGAGCGCAAGCGCAATGAAGAGCTGCTTCGCGAGCTGGACCAGTTGAAAACAGCGGTTCAGCAAGATAAAGCAGAATGGGAGCAGCAGATGGACGAGCAGAAGGAAGCCCACAGCGAAGAAATTCGCAAGCTGCGGGAAGAGCTGTCGCAAGGCTCCTCATTGCAGGAGGAATATGCCAAGCTGCAGGAGGAATACGCCAAGCTGCAGACGGAATATAACGAGTGGATTCAACTCGTAGAACAGGATCATCCGGGGAAATGAACGGCTGGTCGGACTGGAATGTCCTGGATTGGACGATCGCGGCCATCGGACTGGCCGCGCTTGTGTACGGATATAAAAATGGCCTAGTTAGACAGCTTGTTTCCTTGGCAGGCCTGGTCGCAGCTTATGCGGCCGCCTTTTTTTTCTATGAGGAGGTCGCGAAGTGGCTGCCTCCCCTGATTCCATATCCGGATTTTGCAGATGAACGGCTGGCATTCCTGAGTCAGCTGGCCAACGTGGAATCTTATTTTTATCGGACGCTGGCTTTTGCCCTCCTGTTCTTCGGCACGCGAATGGCACTTGGCGTCGTCGGATCTATGCTGGACATAGCGGCCGGGCTCCCTGTGATTTCCTTTTTCAACCGCTGGGGCGGCGTGTTGCTGGCAGGCTTGGAGGCTGTAGTACTGATTACCGTCGCAGTCAATGTGATGAGTATCCTGCCGTATGAAGCGCCGCAGCGATGGCTGGACGGTTCCTTGTTGGCTCCCTGGTTCCTTGACAGCGTACTGGGCTTTGCCTCTAAGCTCCATGAGCTCTGGACAGAAGCGGGCCGCGCATAACGGCGAATCCGACAGAGCTGCAAGCTATGCGCAATAATAAAAAAAGGGTTGCCCTTCATGATGCTGAAGGGGCAGCCCTTTTTTTTTGGGTTAGCTGATGTTGATTACTCGACAACAAGCTTCGCTGTCATCGTGGAGTGGCCGGTGCCGCAAATAATGTTGCACACAATATCATACGTGCCAGCTTCGTTAATGGTGTACTGCACTTCCTTGTCTGCGTCCAATTGAATGCCCAGGCCTCTGATTTCAACCCCGTGCACGCCTTCTGCGTTGGTCAGCAAGAAGTTGACCGGCTCGCCTGCCTTCACGCGGTATTCGTCTTGGTCAAAGTCCCAATTGGTTGCTTCCATGGTAATGCTTGCGGCAGAAGGTTCATTCGTCTGGACCGCTTTATCCGAAGCGCTGCTGTCGCCGCCTCCGCATGCAGTCAAGCCGATTGCCATAGCCAGCGCCATCACACTAATGATCATCTTTTTCATGGTAGACCCCTCCGTTACGAAAAGTATTGTGATCCTTGTCACAAACATAATCATACAAGTTTTACGGTTCCTATCTTACACCACATGAGAAGAAATTGCAGTGACAAACCTGTGAAGAATCGTTGGCGATCTCGTGGCGGAGGCGTTGGATTCAAGTTCTAGCGGCAACTGGCGAATTGCTGGAAGAATAAAAGCGCGGACGGCAGGCATTAGGGAGAGAGTGCGGGGGTTTTTTGAAGAAATAGTCAGATGCCCATCGCCCAAACAAACTGTAGGCGCATATGCTATCGAAGAATACGGGATCACAAAAAAAGGAGTTTTGACAAGATTATGAGTGAACATCAGCCGAAACCAGAC
Proteins encoded:
- the zapA gene encoding cell division protein ZapA codes for the protein MTEEKKSVTVDIYGTQYKLKGGAEASTAYIQRVAAEVDGRMRQLSDNFPRLDMPRLAVLTAVNVMDDCFKLMQELEKAQLKQDMSERQRQEERAQQQRNYEDEQAAWKKELEGLKAQVQQLQEEKEQGEQRIALERKRNEELLRELDQLKTAVQQDKAEWEQQMDEQKEAHSEEIRKLREELSQGSSLQEEYAKLQEEYAKLQTEYNEWIQLVEQDHPGK
- the pheT gene encoding phenylalanine--tRNA ligase subunit beta, producing MKVSYQWLSEYVDITGYSAQDLAELLTRGGIEVDVVESRNKGIEQVVVGYVTEREKHPDADKLNVCKVDIGSGEQLQIVCGAPNVDAGQKVPVAVVGARLPEGLKIKRAKLRGVESQGMICSAKELGMNDRLLPKEIQEGILVLPDTAVVGSDILDVLSLNDEVLELDLTPNRSDCLSMLGVAYEIATLLGREVRLPNVQQGLRESETDASGMVQIEISAQEQCSHYAARIIEGVTIAPSPLWMQNRLMAAGIRPINNVVDITNYVMLEYGQPLHAFDADRLAGGRIDVRLAGNGERFVTLDDVERELKPHMLVIADGEKGVALAGVMGGANSEVTGATTRIMLEAAKFDGGAVRKTSRELGLRSESSLRFEKEVDPARVLEALDRAASLMCQHAGGTAAKGISEKRIKEVEPLHVVVSRDKINRYLGTSLSAEQIGEILAKLRFPYQEADGSFMIEVPTRRGDIALDVDIIEEIARLYGYDQIPTTWIEGATTPGALTASQRIRRSLRELLSSSGLLEATNYSFVQPDQIRELPGLYPQIKPIALAMPMSEERSVMRTSLLPQLVEMAVYNRNRNVEDLAVFEFGRIFLTEQEQLTELPREREMLGVLLTGHREPLHWRGKPAKADFYDIKGVADQLMRYLGLETRIRYEALQADGFHPGRTAGIYLSDSASRTLVGIVGQLHPELQKAKDLAETYVLELELDALYEHVSEEIAYQALPRFPAVSRDIAVVVNESVAVGDLLETVRASSGELLESLSVFDIYQGEHLGAGKKSVALSLVFRHAERTLQDEEITEQYERIVHALASGHGAELRK
- the pheS gene encoding phenylalanine--tRNA ligase subunit alpha; the encoded protein is MREKLLSLKNEALQELEQVQSAAELNELRVKYLGKKGPLTEIMRGMGALSAEERPVIGQVANEVRGAIEAAVQERQNAFDRAETERRLKSEQVDVTLPGRAPQQGGMHPLTRVVREIEDIFLGMGYKVAEGPEMEQDYYNFEALNLPKNHPARDMQDSFYVTEDILMRTHTSPVQVRTMEAMKGQLPVKIICPGRVYRRDNDDATHSHVFTQIEGLVIDRHIRFSDLKGTLLQFAREMFGPSTKIRTRPSFFPFTEPSAEVDVSCANCGGEGCRVCKHTGWLEILGSGMVHPRVLQMSGYDPNEVSGFAFGMGVERIAMLKYGIDDIRHFYVNDLRFLRQFAKH
- a CDS encoding cupredoxin domain-containing protein, with product MKKMIISVMALAMAIGLTACGGGDSSASDKAVQTNEPSAASITMEATNWDFDQDEYRVKAGEPVNFLLTNAEGVHGVEIRGLGIQLDADKEVQYTINEAGTYDIVCNIICGTGHSTMTAKLVVE
- a CDS encoding CvpA family protein, which translates into the protein MNGWSDWNVLDWTIAAIGLAALVYGYKNGLVRQLVSLAGLVAAYAAAFFFYEEVAKWLPPLIPYPDFADERLAFLSQLANVESYFYRTLAFALLFFGTRMALGVVGSMLDIAAGLPVISFFNRWGGVLLAGLEAVVLITVAVNVMSILPYEAPQRWLDGSLLAPWFLDSVLGFASKLHELWTEAGRA